Proteins found in one Nocardia brasiliensis ATCC 700358 genomic segment:
- a CDS encoding TIGR03557 family F420-dependent LLM class oxidoreductase, translated as MQLGYKLAAEAFGPKELMRQAIRAESAGFDFVEISDHYHPWLDEQGHSPFAWTVLGAIAAQTERIGLATGVTCPTVRYHPAIIAQAAATLALVSDGRFTLGVGSGERLNEHVVAREFPDARIRQEMLREALEIIRLLWRGGYQSYDGRYLSLSDARVFDLPEQLPVIAVAASGPPSARIAAELGDGLFATEPKPEIIGHYRDSGGDGPRYAEVPMAWALDESTAAKAVLATSRWALTGWKVMSELPNPVNFDAASRTVREEDVLTQFACGPDPSRYVEVAQQYVDAGFDHLVMQNAGPDPDGFIDFFQQELEPRLRTMEPS; from the coding sequence GTGCAGCTCGGATACAAGTTGGCCGCGGAGGCATTCGGGCCGAAAGAACTGATGCGCCAAGCGATTCGGGCGGAGTCGGCGGGATTCGACTTCGTCGAGATCAGCGATCACTACCATCCGTGGCTGGACGAGCAGGGCCATTCCCCGTTCGCCTGGACCGTGCTCGGCGCGATCGCGGCGCAGACCGAACGGATCGGCCTGGCCACCGGTGTGACCTGCCCGACGGTGCGCTACCACCCGGCGATCATCGCGCAGGCGGCGGCAACGCTGGCGCTGGTCTCCGACGGCCGGTTCACGCTCGGTGTCGGGTCCGGTGAGCGGTTGAACGAGCACGTGGTCGCGCGCGAATTCCCGGATGCCAGGATCCGGCAGGAGATGTTGCGCGAGGCGCTGGAGATCATCCGGTTGCTGTGGCGTGGCGGCTATCAGTCCTATGACGGGCGCTACCTGTCGCTCTCGGACGCGCGGGTCTTCGACCTGCCCGAGCAACTGCCCGTGATCGCGGTCGCGGCCAGCGGGCCGCCCTCGGCCCGGATCGCCGCCGAACTCGGCGACGGACTGTTCGCCACCGAGCCGAAGCCGGAGATCATCGGGCACTATCGCGACAGCGGCGGGGACGGTCCCCGCTACGCCGAGGTGCCCATGGCGTGGGCCCTCGACGAGTCGACCGCGGCGAAGGCAGTGCTGGCGACCAGCCGCTGGGCGCTCACCGGCTGGAAGGTGATGAGCGAACTGCCCAACCCGGTGAATTTCGACGCCGCGTCCCGCACCGTGCGCGAGGAGGACGTGCTGACGCAATTCGCCTGTGGCCCAGACCCTTCCCGCTACGTCGAGGTCGCTCAGCAGTACGTCGACGCGGGCTTCGACCATCTGGTCATGCAGAACGCGGGACCGGACCCGGACGGCTTCATCGATTTCTTCCAGCAGGAACTCGAGCCCCGGCTACGCACGATGGAGCCGTCCTGA
- a CDS encoding alpha/beta hydrolase: protein MAPRSDIEFRSHGTTLRGWLYRPEAADGDVPLVVLAHGLGAVKEMRLDAFAAHFAAAGIAALVFDYRHFGASDGTPRQLLSIGRQLADWSAAIDYASTLDGIDPSRIALFGTSFSGGHVLRVAARDRRVAAVVAQCPFTDGPASATTVGLRPLLGIAVRAGLDVGAAALRRAPVTVPLTGAPGTTALMNAPDAAPGYTGLVPDEYTHHDAIAARIGLTLPLYRPGRSLRKIGCPVFLGVCLTDSVAPPGRTLRYAAAAGPNVEVHEYRAGHFDIYVSPDFEQVVADETAFLVEHLRVCPTSS from the coding sequence ATGGCACCACGTTCGGACATCGAATTCCGTTCGCACGGAACGACACTGCGCGGCTGGCTGTATCGCCCCGAAGCCGCGGACGGTGACGTCCCCCTGGTCGTGCTGGCCCACGGACTCGGCGCGGTGAAGGAGATGCGCCTCGACGCCTTCGCCGCACACTTCGCTGCCGCGGGCATCGCCGCCCTGGTCTTCGACTATCGGCATTTCGGCGCTAGTGACGGCACACCGCGCCAACTGCTGAGCATCGGCCGCCAGTTGGCGGACTGGTCGGCGGCGATCGACTACGCGAGCACCCTCGACGGGATCGATCCGTCCCGAATCGCTTTGTTCGGAACGTCTTTCAGCGGCGGCCACGTGCTGCGAGTGGCGGCGCGGGACCGTCGCGTCGCGGCGGTCGTCGCGCAGTGCCCGTTCACCGACGGACCGGCCTCGGCGACGACCGTCGGGTTGCGGCCGCTGCTGGGCATCGCGGTCCGGGCCGGTCTGGACGTCGGCGCGGCCGCGCTGCGCCGCGCGCCGGTCACCGTCCCGTTGACCGGCGCGCCGGGCACGACGGCCCTGATGAACGCGCCGGACGCCGCCCCCGGCTACACCGGCCTGGTGCCCGACGAGTACACCCACCACGATGCGATCGCCGCGCGGATCGGACTCACCCTCCCCCTGTACCGGCCCGGCCGCAGCCTGCGCAAGATCGGCTGCCCGGTCTTTCTCGGCGTCTGCCTGACCGACAGCGTCGCACCGCCCGGCCGCACCCTGCGCTACGCCGCGGCCGCCGGCCCGAACGTCGAGGTGCACGAGTACCGGGCGGGCCACTTCGACATCTACGTGTCGCCCGATTTCGAGCAGGTCGTGGCCGACGAAACCGCCTTCCTGGTCGAGCATCTCCGGGTGTGCCCGACCTCGTCCTGA
- a CDS encoding mandelate racemase/muconate lactonizing enzyme family protein: MTITRVRARVVGIPVDKPTRMSNRDLTDRHYVLVEITDDSGATGIGYTYAGTSGGMLTKCAIDDVLAPVYLGADHNDVSGLWSLAYQEALLAGRRGAVLRALSAIDIALWDLRAKRASLPLVSLLGGATAPLPAYASGGYYRPDEGEWTQAVRKEIEFNAGQGFTDHKIKVGGLSVAEDARRVAAAIEAIGDTGRLALDANNAYRSVHEARTAIEAFERAAGEHGLWWFEEPLAPDAIAGHGELAAQIRTPVATGEIHQTRWEFRQLIESNAAAILQADAGVVGGVTEWLRVAHAADAFGLQMAPHWHHNLHVHLCGAVSNTLVVEYFALEKGIYNFERLLTPETRLRYGANQVHIPSRPGLGIEFDERAVAEYEFA; encoded by the coding sequence ATGACCATCACCCGTGTCCGAGCCCGCGTCGTCGGTATCCCGGTCGACAAGCCGACCCGAATGTCCAACCGCGACTTGACCGATCGGCATTACGTGCTGGTCGAGATCACCGACGACAGCGGTGCCACCGGGATCGGTTACACCTACGCCGGGACCAGCGGCGGGATGCTCACCAAGTGTGCGATCGATGACGTGCTGGCCCCGGTGTACCTCGGCGCGGACCACAACGACGTGTCCGGCCTGTGGAGTCTGGCCTATCAGGAGGCGCTGCTGGCCGGCCGGCGCGGCGCGGTGCTGCGGGCGCTCTCGGCGATCGACATCGCGCTGTGGGATCTGCGCGCGAAACGGGCGAGCCTGCCGCTGGTGAGCCTGCTCGGCGGCGCGACGGCGCCGCTGCCCGCCTACGCGTCGGGCGGCTACTACCGGCCCGACGAGGGCGAGTGGACGCAGGCGGTGCGCAAGGAGATCGAATTCAATGCGGGCCAAGGCTTTACCGATCACAAGATCAAGGTCGGCGGCCTGAGCGTGGCCGAGGACGCGCGCCGGGTGGCCGCCGCGATCGAGGCCATCGGCGACACCGGCCGGCTCGCGCTCGACGCCAACAACGCCTACCGCTCCGTGCACGAAGCCCGCACCGCCATCGAGGCTTTCGAGCGCGCGGCCGGCGAGCACGGGCTGTGGTGGTTCGAGGAACCGCTCGCCCCGGACGCGATCGCCGGGCACGGCGAACTGGCCGCGCAGATCCGCACCCCCGTCGCCACCGGCGAAATCCACCAGACGCGTTGGGAATTCCGTCAGCTCATCGAATCGAATGCGGCTGCGATCCTGCAGGCCGACGCCGGTGTGGTCGGCGGCGTCACCGAATGGCTGCGGGTGGCGCACGCCGCGGACGCCTTCGGCTTGCAGATGGCGCCGCACTGGCACCACAACCTGCACGTGCACCTGTGCGGCGCGGTGAGCAACACGCTCGTGGTCGAGTACTTCGCGCTGGAGAAGGGCATCTACAACTTCGAACGGTTGCTCACGCCCGAGACCCGGCTGCGCTACGGGGCCAACCAGGTGCACATCCCGTCGCGTCCCGGGCTCGGCATCGAATTCGACGAGCGGGCCGTCGCCGAGTACGAATTCGCCTGA
- a CDS encoding ABC transporter ATP-binding protein, with amino-acid sequence MQPPAQLRRIVRLFHPYRARLAAVAALVGLSSVVALASPFMLRAVLDDALPHGRTGLLTLLAAGMVAVAALTSVFGVLQTYISTTVGQDVMHDLRSAVYAQLQRMPLSFFARTRTGEVQSRIANDIGGMQSTVTSTATSLVSNFTTVLAAIVAMIVLDWRLTLVSLIMLPFFVWVSRRVGNERRKITAQRQQKLAGMSAIVEESLSVSGILLGRTMGRSPALVDGFARESRGLVDLEIRASMAGRWRQSTITIVMSAMPAVIYWAAGLTVTAGKPLVSIGTLVAFTTLQTTLLRPMVQLLSTGVEVQSSLALFGRIFEYLDLKPDIEEPARPVPLGPVSGAVRFEHVGFAYGAGDREVLRDIDISVPAGTSLAVVGETGSGKTTLGYLVARLYDVSSGRITIDGKDVRELSFADLAGAVGVVSQETYLFHASVADNLRFAKPDATDQELHAAARAAQIHDHIMSLPEGYATMVGERGYRFSGGEKQRLAVARAILRDPPILVLDEATSALDTRTEQQVQQAIDALSAGRTTITIAHRLSTIRDADQIVVLDHGRVVESGTHDELMARENRYAALVSRNEALPAAA; translated from the coding sequence ATGCAGCCCCCAGCTCAGCTTCGCCGGATCGTCCGGCTGTTCCACCCCTATCGGGCCCGTCTGGCCGCCGTTGCCGCGCTGGTCGGCCTGTCCTCGGTGGTCGCGCTGGCCTCGCCGTTCATGTTGCGCGCGGTGCTCGACGACGCGCTGCCGCACGGGCGCACCGGCCTGCTCACCCTGCTCGCCGCGGGCATGGTCGCGGTCGCGGCGCTGACCAGTGTGTTCGGCGTCTTGCAGACCTACATCTCGACCACCGTCGGCCAGGACGTGATGCACGATCTGCGTTCGGCGGTGTACGCGCAGTTGCAGCGAATGCCGTTGTCCTTCTTCGCCAGAACGCGCACCGGTGAGGTGCAGTCGCGCATCGCCAACGATATCGGCGGCATGCAGTCCACCGTCACCTCCACCGCGACCTCGCTCGTCTCGAACTTCACCACGGTGCTCGCCGCGATCGTCGCCATGATCGTGCTGGACTGGCGGCTCACGCTGGTCTCGCTGATCATGCTGCCGTTCTTCGTCTGGGTGAGCCGCCGGGTCGGCAACGAGCGCCGCAAGATCACCGCCCAGCGCCAGCAGAAGCTGGCGGGCATGTCGGCGATCGTGGAGGAGTCGCTCTCGGTGAGCGGCATCCTGCTCGGCCGCACGATGGGCCGCTCGCCCGCGCTGGTAGACGGTTTCGCGCGCGAATCACGCGGGCTGGTCGATCTGGAGATCCGCGCGAGCATGGCGGGGCGGTGGCGGCAGTCGACCATCACGATCGTCATGTCGGCGATGCCCGCGGTGATCTACTGGGCGGCGGGACTGACCGTCACGGCGGGCAAGCCGCTGGTGTCGATCGGCACGCTGGTCGCGTTCACCACCTTGCAGACCACGCTGCTGCGCCCGATGGTGCAGTTGCTCTCCACCGGCGTCGAGGTGCAGAGTTCGCTCGCGCTGTTCGGCCGGATCTTCGAATACCTCGATCTGAAACCGGATATCGAGGAACCCGCGCGGCCGGTCCCGCTCGGTCCGGTGTCCGGCGCGGTGCGCTTCGAACACGTCGGGTTCGCCTATGGGGCGGGCGATCGAGAGGTGTTGCGCGATATCGACATCAGCGTGCCGGCTGGGACGAGTCTGGCCGTCGTCGGCGAAACCGGTTCCGGTAAGACCACACTCGGCTACCTCGTGGCCCGGCTCTACGACGTGAGTTCCGGACGGATCACGATCGACGGAAAAGATGTGCGCGAGTTGTCCTTCGCCGATCTCGCCGGTGCGGTCGGCGTGGTCTCCCAGGAGACCTACCTGTTCCACGCCTCGGTCGCGGACAACCTGCGTTTCGCGAAACCCGATGCGACAGACCAGGAACTGCACGCCGCCGCGCGCGCCGCACAGATCCACGACCACATCATGAGCCTGCCCGAGGGCTACGCCACCATGGTGGGCGAACGCGGTTACCGCTTCTCCGGCGGCGAGAAGCAGCGGCTGGCGGTGGCCCGTGCGATCCTGCGCGATCCGCCGATCCTGGTGCTCGACGAGGCGACCAGCGCCTTGGACACCCGCACCGAGCAGCAGGTGCAGCAGGCCATCGACGCGCTCTCGGCCGGCCGCACCACGATCACCATCGCGCACCGCCTGTCCACCATCCGCGACGCCGACCAGATCGTCGTGCTCGACCACGGGCGCGTCGTGGAGAGCGGCACGCACGACGAACTCATGGCGCGCGAAAACCGGTACGCGGCTTTGGTTTCCCGCAACGAGGCGCTACCTGCCGCGGCGTGA
- a CDS encoding NADP-dependent oxidoreductase, whose product MLAITQSRFGGVEVLETVEVDQPRPGPGEVLIRVAATSVNPADWKVRSGVVQGLGNPPLTLGFDVSGVVEEIGSGVERFQVGDAVFGMVMGGANAEYVVAPEQSTALKPVRVDHVRAAALPSVASTAWQALAAVGAGQRVLVHAAAGGVGHLAVQIAAHRGAHVLGTARATRHEFLRELGAAELIDYTAVDFTEVTGDIDVVLDLVGGDYGSRSLRVLRPDGRYIDCLGSDAVDDPRYERFYVTPSALSLREIATMVDRGHLNVTVDQVLPLAEIAQAHRLSESGGVRGKIVLTPWNAPN is encoded by the coding sequence ATGTTGGCGATCACGCAGAGCAGGTTCGGTGGAGTCGAAGTGCTGGAGACGGTCGAGGTGGATCAGCCGCGACCCGGACCGGGGGAGGTGTTGATCCGGGTCGCGGCCACGTCGGTGAATCCGGCGGACTGGAAGGTGCGCTCCGGGGTGGTGCAGGGACTCGGAAATCCGCCGCTCACACTGGGATTCGATGTTTCCGGCGTGGTCGAGGAAATCGGTTCGGGCGTCGAGCGATTCCAGGTGGGGGATGCCGTGTTCGGCATGGTGATGGGTGGGGCGAACGCCGAATACGTTGTCGCGCCGGAACAGAGCACGGCGCTGAAACCGGTGCGCGTCGACCACGTGCGGGCGGCCGCCCTGCCTTCGGTGGCCTCGACGGCGTGGCAGGCGTTGGCCGCCGTCGGTGCGGGACAACGGGTTCTGGTGCACGCGGCCGCCGGCGGCGTCGGGCATCTCGCGGTACAGATCGCCGCGCATCGGGGCGCGCACGTGCTCGGTACCGCCCGCGCGACCCGGCACGAATTTCTGCGCGAGCTGGGTGCGGCGGAGCTGATCGATTACACCGCAGTCGATTTCACCGAGGTGACCGGCGATATCGATGTCGTGCTCGACCTCGTGGGCGGTGACTACGGATCCCGCTCACTGCGGGTGCTGCGCCCGGATGGTCGTTATATCGACTGCCTCGGCTCGGATGCGGTGGACGACCCGCGGTACGAACGCTTTTATGTGACACCGTCGGCACTGTCGCTGCGCGAGATCGCGACGATGGTCGACCGCGGTCACCTGAACGTCACGGTCGACCAGGTGCTGCCGCTGGCGGAAATCGCGCAAGCGCACCGCCTCAGCGAATCCGGCGGCGTGCGGGGCAAGATCGTGCTCACCCCGTGGAACGCGCCGAACTGA
- a CDS encoding LLM class F420-dependent oxidoreductase, with product MRIGLSINYSGGFKEAAAEVVDLERAGLDIVFVPEAYSYDAVSALGYLAAKTSRLELASGILQIYTRTPSLTAMTAAGLDFVSDGRYILGLGASGPQVIEGFHGVPYDAPIGRTRELVEICRKVWRRERLEYHGKYYQIPLPEGQGTGLGKALKLINHPVRERIPVLLASLGPKNVELTAEIAEGWQPVFFLPEKAKDVWGDSLAAGLAKRDPQLGDLQVYAGPALAIGDNVEPLLAFVKPYLALYIGGMGAKGKNFYHTLATKYGYGAEADRIQELYLAGKKEEAAKAVPDALARDVSLVGPAGYVKERIAAFAEAGATVLNVVPMAATPAERVKLIEQLRELCD from the coding sequence ATGCGGATCGGATTGAGCATCAACTACTCGGGCGGTTTCAAAGAGGCGGCCGCCGAGGTCGTGGACCTCGAACGGGCCGGTCTGGACATCGTGTTCGTGCCCGAGGCCTACTCCTACGACGCGGTGAGCGCGCTCGGCTACCTCGCGGCCAAGACGTCACGGCTGGAGCTGGCCTCCGGCATCCTGCAGATCTACACCCGCACGCCCAGCCTGACCGCGATGACCGCGGCCGGTCTCGACTTCGTCTCCGACGGCCGCTACATCCTCGGCCTCGGCGCCTCGGGCCCGCAGGTGATCGAGGGCTTCCACGGCGTGCCCTACGACGCGCCGATCGGCCGCACCCGGGAACTGGTCGAGATCTGCCGCAAGGTGTGGCGGCGCGAGCGACTCGAATACCACGGCAAGTACTACCAGATCCCGCTGCCCGAAGGGCAGGGCACCGGCCTCGGCAAGGCGCTCAAGCTCATCAATCACCCGGTGCGCGAACGCATTCCGGTGCTGCTCGCCTCGCTCGGTCCGAAGAACGTCGAGCTGACCGCGGAGATCGCCGAAGGCTGGCAGCCGGTCTTCTTCCTGCCGGAGAAGGCGAAGGACGTGTGGGGCGATTCGCTCGCCGCCGGTCTGGCCAAGCGCGATCCGCAACTCGGCGACCTGCAGGTCTACGCGGGCCCGGCGCTGGCCATCGGCGACAACGTCGAACCGCTGCTGGCGTTCGTCAAACCGTACCTGGCCCTCTACATCGGCGGCATGGGCGCGAAGGGCAAGAACTTCTATCACACGCTGGCCACCAAGTACGGCTACGGCGCCGAAGCCGACCGCATCCAGGAGCTCTACCTGGCGGGCAAGAAGGAGGAGGCGGCCAAGGCCGTCCCCGACGCGCTGGCGCGCGACGTCTCGCTCGTCGGCCCGGCGGGCTACGTCAAGGAGCGGATCGCCGCGTTCGCCGAGGCGGGGGCGACCGTGCTGAACGTGGTCCCGATGGCGGCCACCCCGGCCGAGCGGGTCAAGCTGATCGAGCAGTTGCGCGAACTCTGCGACTGA
- a CDS encoding YiiX/YebB-like N1pC/P60 family cysteine hydrolase: protein MRSDCEAIPDGFSKAQADKAETMEAAAAVRPDRRSTLETPGCQVYWPAPYEVCGAIRDKYNELGGPNSFLLFPTSNELTNPDGVGKRSTFQNGPIYWSPAGGAHPVVNHFFAAWQRNGWEGGPLGYPTSDEAVNPDGVGRRQYFQGGTIYWKLNEAYYVAGAIRDKWGETGWEGGWLGYPSTDETVLPDGQGRMNRFQNGVIYWSPGTGAHPVGGSILDKWAKAGYERSTFGYPTGDQTSRDNNVTVEQQFQGGLLTAPGPAATELAYLNPGTTGEQQIAAAQKWAQQIAAPVIDVLVEALRKAREYTQVKSPDSPSEDDYENLPDARGKGDIFYADSSPDLVVINKLVNHGHNGIYVSTTNTVEAAQGKGVHEIDNRTATNGGRRQVRKPQLGWIETSDAIRTSAVTFARAKLGKSYNNNFAWNRNVEDEQYNCSQIVWAAYMHASNGDIDMKDSFPNPTPSVYPKELFKSGWVRKYYP, encoded by the coding sequence ATGCGTTCGGACTGCGAAGCCATTCCCGACGGATTCAGCAAGGCCCAAGCGGACAAGGCAGAGACCATGGAGGCCGCTGCGGCGGTGCGACCGGACCGCCGGTCGACGCTCGAAACGCCTGGCTGCCAAGTGTATTGGCCGGCACCGTACGAAGTGTGTGGCGCGATTCGCGACAAGTACAACGAGCTCGGCGGGCCCAACAGTTTCCTACTGTTCCCCACCAGCAACGAGTTGACCAACCCGGACGGGGTCGGCAAACGCTCCACGTTCCAGAACGGCCCCATTTACTGGTCCCCGGCCGGCGGTGCGCATCCCGTGGTCAATCACTTCTTCGCCGCCTGGCAGCGCAACGGCTGGGAAGGCGGACCGCTCGGATACCCGACGTCGGACGAGGCCGTCAATCCCGACGGAGTGGGCCGTCGCCAGTACTTCCAAGGCGGCACGATCTACTGGAAACTCAACGAGGCCTACTACGTGGCGGGCGCGATCCGGGATAAGTGGGGCGAAACCGGTTGGGAGGGTGGGTGGCTCGGCTACCCGAGCACCGATGAGACCGTGCTGCCCGATGGGCAGGGGCGAATGAATCGCTTTCAGAACGGTGTCATCTACTGGTCTCCCGGCACCGGTGCGCACCCCGTGGGTGGGTCGATCCTCGACAAATGGGCAAAGGCCGGTTACGAACGCAGCACGTTCGGTTACCCCACCGGGGACCAGACCAGCCGCGACAACAACGTGACCGTCGAACAACAGTTCCAGGGCGGCCTGTTGACGGCTCCCGGCCCGGCCGCGACGGAACTGGCCTACCTCAATCCCGGCACGACCGGCGAACAGCAGATAGCGGCCGCGCAGAAGTGGGCGCAGCAGATCGCCGCTCCGGTCATCGATGTGCTCGTCGAGGCACTGCGCAAGGCGCGGGAGTATACCCAGGTCAAAAGCCCGGACAGTCCTTCCGAAGACGACTACGAGAATCTTCCGGACGCCAGGGGTAAGGGCGATATCTTCTATGCTGATTCGAGCCCGGACCTCGTGGTGATCAATAAGCTGGTGAACCATGGGCACAACGGGATCTACGTGTCGACGACGAACACCGTCGAAGCGGCGCAGGGCAAGGGCGTGCACGAGATCGACAATCGCACCGCGACAAACGGGGGACGCCGACAGGTGCGCAAACCACAGCTGGGCTGGATCGAGACCTCCGATGCCATCCGCACCTCGGCGGTGACCTTCGCCCGCGCCAAACTCGGGAAGTCCTACAACAACAACTTCGCCTGGAACCGCAATGTCGAGGACGAGCAGTACAACTGCTCGCAGATCGTCTGGGCCGCATACATGCACGCGTCCAACGGCGACATCGACATGAAGGACAGCTTCCCGAATCCGACGCCTTCGGTATATCCCAAGGAGCTCTTCAAATCCGGGTGGGTACGCAAGTATTACCCGTAA
- a CDS encoding cyclodeaminase/cyclohydrolase family protein translates to MSQPSTSSQETASSFGAATLAQYLSDLAAKIPAPGGGAVAALHAAQAAALVAMVARYTTRAKDADNRPVVDRVIEAADAARGRALALADADAAAFTAVGAAYKLPKGTPEEESARTAAINAALLEAARVPAAVVDEADEVLSLAGELFPIGNPNVVTDIGAAADACRAAAASSQLNIEINVASLPAAEGDRFAPVLLRIEELVARADALHADVVHALRK, encoded by the coding sequence GTGTCGCAGCCGAGCACGTCGTCCCAGGAAACAGCCTCGTCCTTCGGCGCGGCCACGCTCGCGCAGTACCTGTCCGACCTGGCCGCCAAGATCCCCGCGCCCGGCGGCGGCGCGGTCGCCGCGCTGCACGCCGCGCAGGCCGCCGCCCTGGTCGCGATGGTCGCGCGCTACACCACCCGGGCCAAGGACGCCGACAACCGGCCCGTGGTCGACCGCGTCATCGAGGCCGCCGACGCCGCCCGGGGCCGGGCGCTCGCCCTCGCCGACGCCGACGCCGCCGCATTCACCGCGGTGGGTGCGGCCTACAAGCTGCCCAAGGGCACGCCCGAAGAAGAGTCCGCCCGCACGGCGGCCATCAATGCCGCGTTGCTCGAGGCGGCGCGCGTGCCCGCCGCCGTCGTCGACGAGGCCGACGAGGTGCTCTCGCTGGCCGGCGAGCTGTTCCCGATCGGCAACCCGAACGTGGTCACCGATATCGGTGCCGCGGCCGACGCGTGCCGCGCCGCCGCCGCGAGTTCGCAGCTCAACATCGAGATCAACGTGGCCTCGCTGCCCGCCGCCGAGGGCGACCGTTTCGCCCCGGTACTGCTCCGGATCGAGGAGCTGGTGGCCCGCGCCGACGCGCTGCACGCCGACGTGGTGCACGCGCTGCGGAAGTAG
- a CDS encoding MarR family winged helix-turn-helix transcriptional regulator has translation METAETDLPELFLRAAKRIRRNQSSRLAPLGLTPAQARALRIIGHQQEPLRMTALADRLGIVPRSATTVVDALSAAGLVHRTTDPASRRATLVTLTDAGRATLGRMAEARREAAEELFATLTPEQRETLRTLLAALDTATC, from the coding sequence ATGGAGACCGCCGAGACCGACCTCCCCGAACTGTTCCTGCGCGCGGCCAAACGTATCCGCCGCAATCAGTCGTCCCGGCTCGCCCCGCTCGGCCTCACCCCTGCTCAGGCCCGCGCCTTGCGGATCATCGGCCACCAGCAAGAACCGCTGCGAATGACCGCGCTGGCCGACCGGCTCGGGATCGTGCCCCGCTCGGCGACCACCGTCGTCGACGCGCTCAGCGCCGCAGGTCTGGTGCACCGCACGACCGATCCGGCCAGCCGCCGCGCCACCCTCGTCACGCTCACCGACGCCGGTCGCGCCACCCTCGGCCGCATGGCCGAAGCACGTCGCGAAGCCGCCGAGGAACTCTTCGCGACCCTCACCCCGGAGCAGCGCGAAACCCTGCGCACTCTGCTGGCTGCCCTGGACACCGCAACCTGCTAG
- a CDS encoding L,D-transpeptidase produces the protein MRNVLRYLFLMILVAAMAIWWSGTATAGMAGTATANPIELIGPSDGQVVGVAHPVTIRFAQPVTDRAATERTVDIRATDPLPGTFAWTTDREVVWTPTGYLPASARISVGVGQARTEFRTNVGVYGDADMSAHTFTLTVGGESRTMPASMGKPGFETPSGRFPVLEKARSVVFDSRTIGIPLSSPEGYVINGEFAERLTWGGVYIHSAPWSVEQQGNSNVSHGCINLAPDDAAWVYYTINIGDPVTTHW, from the coding sequence ATGAGAAATGTGCTCCGGTATCTGTTCTTGATGATCTTGGTCGCGGCAATGGCCATCTGGTGGTCCGGCACCGCGACGGCCGGCATGGCCGGTACGGCGACGGCGAATCCGATCGAACTGATCGGGCCGTCCGACGGACAGGTGGTGGGCGTCGCCCACCCGGTCACCATCCGGTTCGCGCAACCGGTCACCGACCGGGCGGCCACGGAACGCACCGTCGATATCCGGGCCACCGATCCGCTGCCCGGCACGTTCGCGTGGACGACCGACCGGGAGGTCGTCTGGACGCCGACGGGGTACCTGCCCGCCAGCGCCCGCATCAGCGTCGGCGTCGGCCAGGCCCGCACCGAATTCCGTACCAACGTAGGCGTTTACGGTGACGCCGACATGTCCGCCCACACCTTCACGCTGACCGTCGGCGGCGAGTCCAGGACAATGCCCGCCTCGATGGGCAAGCCCGGGTTCGAGACGCCGTCCGGCCGGTTCCCGGTGCTGGAGAAGGCGCGCTCGGTCGTGTTCGATTCCAGGACCATCGGCATCCCGCTGAGTTCGCCCGAGGGCTACGTGATCAACGGCGAATTCGCCGAGCGTCTGACCTGGGGCGGGGTGTACATCCACTCAGCGCCGTGGTCGGTGGAGCAGCAGGGCAACTCGAACGTGAGCCACGGCTGCATCAACCTGGCCCCCGACGACGCCGCGTGGGTCTACTACACCATCAATATCGGCGATCCCGTCACCACGCACTGGTGA